GGTTCACTGCACACCGAGGTGATCGTCACCCGGGACTACGCCAACTCCCAGCGCTTCCTGAAGGAAGTCAACTCGAGCGTGGTCATGGTCAACGCTTCGTCCCGTTTTTCCGATGGCAACCAGCTTGGGCTTGGGGCGGAAATCGGGATCTCAACCTCCAAGCTGCACTCCTTCGGCCCCATGGGATTGGAAGACCTGACCACCCGCAAGTTCGTGGTCTTCGGCGACGGACAGATAAGGCAGTGATGCTAGAGCATCTCCCCTCACGCTTATGCGAATTGGAATTTTAGGCGGAACGTTCAATCCGATTCACCTCGCTCATCTGCGTATAGCCGAAGAGGTGCGCGAGGCGTGCTCCCTTGACCGGGTTCTCTTCATTCCTGCCGCCGATCCGCCGCACAAACCCGTCGCCGAAGAGGTCCCTTTTGCCCAGCGCCTGGCCATGGTCGAAGCCGCCATCGCCGAGAATCCGGCTTTCGCCGCCTCCGATCTCGAATCCCATCGAACGGGCAAGAGCTATTCCGTCCACACCCTTGAGATCCTGCGCCGTGACCAGCCGGATCAGGAACTCTTCTTCATCATTGGCATGGATTCCTTTCGCGATATCGGATCGTGGCGGGAATATCGCCGCCTTTTTCCTCTGGCGCATATCGTTGTCGCCGCCCGCCCGGGAATCTCCTCCGATGACCCTCAAGCCCTGCTCCCCGTTGCCATCCGGGGGGACTTCTGCTATGATGTGCAGTCAAAAACCTTGCTTCACCGCAGTGGCAACAGGGTGATTTTCCTGGAGGAGACCTTGCTGGATATTTCCTCCACCCGCATCCGCCGACTGGCGGCCGACGGCCGATCGATACGGTATCTGGTCACTCCCGCCGTCGAAGAGTATGTTTCCACCCACGGTCTCTATCGGGACCAGAAAAGGTTTTAATTTTGCATTCGAAAGAACGGGCTCTTTTCTGCGCCGCCTACGCCCTGGAAAAAAAGGCCTTCAATGTTCGCATTCTGGAAGTCACCGGCGTATCGACTCTCACAGACTATCTGTTGCTCGCCTCGGGCCGCTCCGACCGTCAGGTTCAGGCAGTGGCCGAATCGATCCGGGCCGGACTGAAAAAGGAACACGCCACTGCCCCGCTGGCCATCGAGGGGATGAACGAGGGGCGCTGGGTCCTGATCGACTACGGGGATGTGATGGTCCATGTCTTTCAGGAGCCGGTCCGTGAATTCTATGACCTGGACGGCCTCTGGAGCGAAGCGGCCGAAGTGCCTATCCCTGACGAATACCACTGGGAGAGAAAGGCCGAAGTCCGGTGAAGTTGCGCCTGATCTGCGTCGGCAAGATCTCAGCCCCCTATCTGCAGGAAGGGGTCAATGAATATGTCGGCCGCATCAAGCGCTATCTTCCCCTGACTACAGTCGAACTCAAGGAAGAAAAGGGCGGCGGCAAGAACGTCGACCCCGCCTTCATCCGGGACAGGGAAGGGGAGCGGATCATGGAGAAGATCCCGGCTGATTCCTTTGCCGTAGTTCTGGATGAGCGGGGAACTTCCCTCAATTCGCAAAAGCTTGCCGAACGGCTCGACCGGCACATGGTCCATGGAACGCGGGAGTTGATCCTGGTCCTTGGAGGGGCCTACGGGCTGAGTACGACCGTGAAGAAACGGGGGGACTTCCTGCTGTCCCTCTCCCCCTTGACCTTTACCCATCAGATGGCACGTCTCATTCTCCTGGAGCAGATTTACAGGGGTCTGACCATTCTACGGAACGAGCCGTACCACAATCGATAGGAGCGGGAGTCTATGGACGAGAAGAAACTGGAAGAAGCCAGCGAGCGTCTGCTGCAGATGCGCCGGAAGGTTCTGCAGGAGGTTCACGACTCCTATGAAGCGAGCCGGGAGATCGGGCAGGACGGGGTTCCCGATATTGGGGACATGTCGGCCAACACCTACAGCCGGGACGTTCTGCTCAACCTCAGTGAAAACCAGCGGCAGAAGGTCCGGGATATCGATGCGGCTCTTGAGCGCCTCGCCAAGGGAGTATATGGCATCTGCATGCGCTGCGAGGAGGAAATCCCCCCCCGCCGGATGGAAGTGCGGCCTTTTTCCAGATATTGTGTGGACTGCAAAGCCGAAGTCGAAAGATTCGGCGAATGAATTTCAATGAGTTTTCCCGCCCGGGGAAACGCACCCAGGAGTGACTATGATTGCTTTGGCGATTTTTTTGGCGGTGTTCATAGCCTTTGTTTTTGTCTTCCTCTATTTCTGGGGAATCAACCCCGGTGACGTGACGATCTATCTCACCTCCGACCAGAGCCTGACCCAGCCCATTCCCATCATGATCGTCGGAGCGATTATGGCCGGGCTGGTGATCGGCTACGGTTTCCACATGGTCAGCCTGCTGACGCATGGTGTTCACCACTGGCGATTCAATCGCAAGGACAAAAAAGGGCGGGAAACTACCTCGATCTATCGGGAGGGAGTGGGACGGCTCCTTTCCGGAGACATAAAAAAAGCGAAGGCCCTTCTGCAGAAGGCTCTGGACCGGGATCCCTCCCGCATCGAAACCTATATCGCCCTGGCCAGTGTCCACCTTCAGGAAGGCGCTTCACAGGAGGCGGTCAATCTGCTTCGCAAGGCCAGGGATATTGAGCCGCGAAACCTCGAGGTCCTGTTCAAGCTGGCCAGCACTTATGAAGAAACCAACTACCATGAAGAAGCCCGGCAGGCCTATAAGGAAATCCTTGCCGTCGAGAAGGATAATCGCAAAGCGATTCGAACCCTTCGCGATCTGCACATCAGGCACGAACGTTGGCAGGAGGCGCTGGATCTACAGAAGCGGCTGTTAAAGGCCGGACCGAGCAGCGAGCGCCTGGAAGAGGAGAAGAAAAAGCAGCTTTATCTCCGTTATGAGGTCGCGCGCAAGGCCCTGAGCGAGGGACAGACCGATCAGGCGAAGGAGGAGTTCAAGGAGATCATCAAACAGGCTCCCGACTTCACCCCCGCTCGGGTCTCCCTGGGGGATGCGTATCAGTCCCAGAAACGTCCCGATGAAGCCGACCGGGTCTGGCAGGAAGGGTATAAGGATCTCGGAAGAAGCGTCTTCCTGTCACGCCTCGAGGATCTCTACATGGAAGCCGAAGATCCAACCACCCTCCTCTCATTCTACCGCAACGCCATTCTAGAGCGGGAGGACGATCTCATGCTTCGGCTCTTTTTCGGCAAACTCTGCCTGAGACTGGAGATGGTGGATGAGGCTCTTGAACAGCTCTATGCCGTGGAAAATGCAGGGGTCGACACCCCCCATCTTCATCTGCTGCTGGCCGAGGCTCATCGGCGCCGCAGCCGGATCGACGAAGCGATCGGAGAGTATAAAAAAGCCCTGGGCGTCGACTCCCGGATCAGCCTGGGATATGTTTGCGACACCTGCGGCGAATCTTCCGTCGAATGGTTGAGCCGCTGTCCCGAGTGCGGCACCTGGGGCAGCTTCAGCCGGGCTGACCGCCAGCTGATCCGTAACGCCCGCCCTGTAGAGGCGCGAGCCATTTATCATGGAGAGCGGCACTGATGAATTCCTCAAAGAAGGGGCCGGTTGCCTTGGTCATTCTCGATGGATGGGGCATCAGCGATACCTGTGATGCAAACGCCGTCTGTCAGGCGCGGACCCCTAATCTCGATACCCTGCAACGGGAGTTTCCCTCTACCCGCATCGGCGCATCCGGTCCCCATGTCGGGCTTCCTGAAGGGCAGATGGGCAACTCGGAAGTCGGCCATCTCAACCTGGGAGCCGGGCGCATCGTCTATCAGGACCTGACCCGAATCAGTCTGAGCATCGAGGAGGGAGATTTCTTCCGCAACCCGGTCTTTACCGAAGGGCTTGCCAGGATCAAGGAAAAAGGGGGAAAGCTCCATCTGATGGGACTTCTCTCCGACGGCGGGGTCCATTCCCACAACACCCATTTGTACGCCCTGGTCGAACTCGGCAAGCGCTGCGGCATCGACGACATCTGCGTCCACGCTTTCCTTGACGGACGGGATACGCCGCCGTCCAGCGGCGTCGACTATCTGGCCCAATTGGAAGAGCGCCTCGAAGCGATCGGAGCCGGCCGGGTAGCCACCGTTATCGGCCGCTATTACGCCATGGACCGCGACAACCGCTGGGACAGGGTCCACCGCGCCTATCGCGCCATGACGCTGGGTGAGGGGGAGAAGGCCCCCCTTTCAGCAGTCGCCATCGAAGAGGCCTATGCCGCCGGTCAGACCGACGAGTTCGTCGAGCCCAGGGTCATTCAGAAATCGGGAACAAAGGCGGGAACCGTCGATGACGGCGACGGCATCATTTTCTTCAACTTCCGCTCCGATCGCGCCCGGGAAATCACCCGGGCCTTCACAGATGACGACTTCAAGGGGTTCCAGCGGGAAAAGACGCCTGATCTCGCCGCCTACGTCTGCATGACCGAATACGACGAAACCTTCGGCCTGCCCGTGGCGTTTCCGCAGGAAAATCTTTCCAACATTCTCGGCGAGGTTCTGGCAGGAGCCGGCAAGACCCAGCTGCGTATCGCCGAAACGGAAAAATACGCCCACGTCACCTTCTTTTTCAACGGAGGGAGCGAAGTTCCTTTTCCCGGTGAGGAGCGGATACTGATCCCTTCTCCCCAGGAAGTAGCCACTTATGATCAAAAACCGGAAATGAGCGCAGGCCCCGTGACCGATGAAGTCGTGAAACAGGTGGGCGAAGGCAGGTTCGACTTCATCGTCCTCAACTATGCCAACCCGGACATGGTTGGACACACCGGAAACCTCCCCGCGGCCGTCCGCGCCATGGAGTTCGTCGACGCCTGCACGGGACGCGTGGTGGAGGCTGTCTTGAACGCGGGAGGATCTGTCATCCTCACGGCCGATCACGGCAATTGCGAAAAGATGGCGGATCCCGAAGGGTCTCCCCATACCGCCCATACCACAAATTTGGTTCCTCTTGTCCTGATCGATGCAGAACTTAAAAACGCCACCTTAAGATCGGGTATCCTTGCCGATATCGCACCGACGATTCTCGATCTGATGGGACTGCCGAAGCCGGCGGAGATGACGGGGAGAAGCTTGCTTCAGGGTTAAAGGGTTTGCGGGGCGCCGGAGAAATCCCTGGCGCTTCTTTCCCGGGGGGGGAATATGTTCATGTTTAATCCGCGCCGGATGCGTCGGAGCCTGGCTGACCTCCTGAACCTGGTGCTGCCCCCCGCCTGTCCGCTGTGCGGGCGGGAGTCGGTTCGGTTGGGGATCTGCTCCGCCTGTTTCGCCGGCATTCACCCCGTCGTCTCCCCCTGCTGCCCCCGCTGCGTCCTTCCCTATCCCACCGAAGAGGGGACCGACCATCTCTGTGAAGCTTGCCTGCGGGCATCTCCACCCTTTGAATGGGCCCGGGCAGCCGGGGTCTATGAAGGAGTCCTGCGGCAGGCGGTACATCATTTCAAGTATCGCGGAGCCGTCGATCTCGATCGTCCGCTGGGGCAGCTGCTCGCGGCGACCATGGAAGAGCCGGTTTCCCGGTTCCGCCCCGACCTGCTGGTTCCCGTCCCCCTCCACAATAGCCGCCTGAGAGAGCGTACCTACAACCAATCCCTTCTTCTGGCAAAAGTTCTCGGGAAAGAGTGGCGGCTCCCGGTGGCGGCGCGGCACCTGCTACGGGTCAGGGCGACCTCCCCTCAGCAGGGCCTCAACGCGCAGCTTCGCCGGGCCAACATGAAAGGAGCCTTTGCCTTGCACAGGCCGCTGGCGGGAGCGAAAGTCCTGCTCATCGACGACGTCCTGACAACGGGCGCTACGGCGGCCGAATGCAGCCGGATATTGCTGGAAGGAGGAGCAGGCGCGGTCGGTGTGGCCGTTCTGGGCCGCGCCCGCAAAGATCCTTGATATTTTCAGCCAATGGATTAAGTTAACTCCATCCGGCTGGAGCTTCCGGAAGACCCGGTTCAAGCAATCTCAAAATCGGGATGATCTCTACGGTTTCATTCCCTTTTCTTCCAGTTCACTCAGCGCTTCGGCGGTCTTCCCCAGCCCTTCCAGTCCCATCCCCTTGAGAACGTTGGGTGCCTTGGAGAACTGGATGCCGTCATACTGCACCACCTGCACGTGATTCCCCCAGGGATCGAGAAAATCGAGTCCGGGGCTGGGCAGGATCTCGGCCTCAAGTTCCTCGAGAGCGTGCCGCACCGACTCCCTGTCGTCGACCACCAGGCCGAAATGACGAGCCCGATCCGCTTCCTGGGTGCGGCGTGGAGACAGGTTGATGAACTGATCCCCCAGGTCGATAAAGGCCATGCCGTCGTGCCGCCCCCGCAGCTTCAGTTCGAACAGCCTGCCGTAAAACTCCAGGGCGGCTTCTACATCTCCGACTTCGAGGGCCACATGGTTGATGCCGACGGCCCGGGCTTTCGTTTTTGCTGACATGCGCACCTCCTTTGAGACGTAAAAAAGAAGAGCGCAGGGGGGCTCCCTGCGCTCTTGTCCATTCATGATCAGGTGCGTATCAACCCAGGGCCTGCTTCATGTCGTCCGCGACGTTTCCGATCGGGGCGATATTGAAGTTCTCGACCAGGAAGTTGAGGACATTCGGGGTGATGAAAGCCGGCAGGCTCGGGCCGAGCTTCATGTTCTGGATCCCGAGGGAGAGCAGGGAAAGCAGAACCACTACCGCCTTCTGCTCATACCACGAAAGGATGATGGAGAGCGGCAGGTCGTTCACTCCGCACTCGAAGGCGTCGGCCAGGGCCAGAGCGATCTGTACCGCCGAGTAGGCGTCGTTGCACTGGCCGACATCAAGCAAGCGGGGAATGCCGCCGATGTCCCCGAGGTCGAGCTTGTTGAAGCGGTACTTGCCGCAGGCCAGGGTCAGGATGACCGTGTCCTTGGGCAGCTGCTCGGCAAATTGAGTGTAGTAGTTGCGCCCGGTCTTGGCGCCGTCGCAGCCGCCGATGACGAAGAAGCGGCGGATCTGGCCGCCCTTGACGGCGGCGATGACCTTGTCCGCCAGCCCCAGCACGGCGTGGTGACCGCAGCCGGTGAGGATATCCTTGCCCGGTTTCTCGGGCAGATCGCCGGCAGCCTGCGCCGCCTTGATGACCTCGGAGAAATCCCAGCCCTCGATGTGCTTTACGCCCGGCCACTGCACACGGCCCCAGGTAAAGAGGCGATCAATGTAGTTCTCGGCTGGACGCTGGATGCAGTTGGTATTGAAGATGATGGCGCCCGCGAAATCCTGGAACTCCTTGTACTGGTCCTGCCAGGCTCCGCCGAAGTTGCCGGCGAGGTGCTTGTACTTCTTCAGGCCCGGATAGCCGTGCGCCGGCAGCATCTCGACATGAGTGTAGACGTTGATGCCTTTCCCTTCGGTCTGCTTGAGCAGTTCCTCGATCATCTTCAGGTCATGGCCGGAGACGAGGATCCCTTTGCCGGCCCGGGTCCCTGTGTTGACCGGGGTCGGCACCGGCGGCTGGAAGCGCTCGGTATGCGCCTCGTTGAGCAGGCCGGTGCACTGAATGTTCATCTTGCCGCATTCCATGCAGAGATTGACGAAATCCATCAGCCCCTTGCTCTTGTCCAGGGTGGCGGCCATGGCCTTGTGAATAAAGCCGTAGATCTCGTCGCTGTCTTTCCCGAGAATGTGGGCATGGTCTGCATAGGCGCTCATCCCCTTGCACCCGAAGATGAGGGTCTGCTGGACGGAGTGGATGTCCGGGTCGCCCTGTGGGACCATGACCGGATGTCTGCGTCCTTCGGCTACCGCCTGCTCGGGGCTTTCCGGGGGTGACCAACGGCGGGCTTCTTCGGGTACATCCCCCTGGAAGGGGCCTCCGGCGGATTTCTCATAGAGCTGCTGTGCCCGGTCACGCATGGCAGAGCACTGGCGCGCAACCGTGGTCAGGTTTTCCGGATCGAAATCGACATTGGTGACAGTGCTGAAGAGGGCCTCGATCATGAAAACATCGATTTCCCGGTCGATTCCTCCCTTGGCACGGGCCTTATCTGCCCAGAATCCGACTCCCTTGAGCCCCCAGACGATCAGATCCTGGATGGCGGCGACTTCGGGCGTCTTGCCGCAGACGCCGATCTTGGTGCAGCCGGTACCTCCGGCGGCTTGTTCGCACTGGTAACAGAACATCTCTTCCATGTGACCTCCTTTGCTGGCGGGTACGAATATTCTCTCGTTGAAAAACCTCTATAGGTTTATCAGAGATTGAAAAAATTGCCAGACGAAAACCGGGCATTTTTGTGAAATCCTAATCCTTGCCCGAGCCGTTTGCCTGTGATATTTATGCATCCGTGAAAAAAATCCGTTATTACATCACCGGTCACGGACTCGGCCATGCCAGCCGTTCCTGTCAGATCATCAATACCCTCCGCCGCCGACATCCCGGCATTGCGGTGGAGGTGGTTTCCGATGCTCATGCGTGGTTTTTTGCAGGCTTTCTCGACCCATCGGTACTGGTGCGCCGACGGCGGCTGGATATAGGGGTTCTGCAGCAGGACAGCCTGATCATGCAAGAGGGGGAGACTTTTCGGGCCTGTCGGGAACTGATGGATCATCGGGAAGCCATCGTAGCCGAGGAGGCTCGTTCCCTTCGAGAACAAGGGGTCGATGTGGTGGCTGCGGACATCCCGGCGTTGGCCTTCGCCGCCGCCGCCAGGGCGCACATTCCGGGGGTGGGGATCAGCAATTTCTCCTGGGACTGGATCTACGGGGAAATGGCGCCGGCGCACCCTGATTGTGCCGACGTGGTGCAATCGATGCGCCGGGACTATGCCTGCTCCGATCTGCTCCTGCGGCTCCCCTTCCACGGTCCCTGCGACGCCTTCCGCTCGATCGAAGATCTTCCTTTGGTTGCGCGCCGTTCCGCCTGCATACCCTCCGGGGTTCGCCGGGAGCTCGGCATTCCGGAAGGCGTCAAGGTCGGCCTCATCTCCTTCGGCGGCTTCGGGCTGAAGGATTTCGACTTCTCCTTCTTGGCGACAATTCCCGGATGGTTTTTCCTCGCCGGAACCGAGATGGCGGCGGACTGCGCCAATATCCGGATCATAACCCCGGACCGGATTCCCTACCCCGACCTGGTGGGCGCAGCCGATGCCGTCATCACGAAGCCCGGTTACGGCATCGTCTCGGAAGCCATCGCCAACGATACTGCCGTGCTCTATACCTCCCGGGGCGCTTTCCCCGAGCAGCCCCTCCTGGTAGATGGCCTGCACCGCTACGGCAGGGCCCGTGAGATCGATAACAATCGTCTGCGCCGGGGGGACTGGGGAGAGGATCTGGAGGCCCTCCTGGCCCAGCCTTCGCCCAAAGAGCGTCCGGCCACCAACGGCGACGAAGTGGCCGCCGATCGACTGGCGGAACTCTGTGAGTATTGAGGAGGATAAAGAGGTCAGATTGAGGGATATCTTCGATCGTCTCGTCGATCATTTCGGTCCCCTGCACTGGTGGCCGGCCGATTCGCCCTTCGAAGTGGTGGTCGGCGCCATCCTCACCCAGAACACCGCCTGGCGCAACGTGGAGCTGGCCGTGGCCAACCTCAAGGGAGCACAGGCCCTCTCGCCCGAAGCCCTGCGGGAGGTGACAACCGGGGAACTGGAGCAACTCATCCGTCCCGCCGGATTCTTCCGCCAGAAGTCCGAGCGCCTGAAGCTGTTCGTCGAGCATCTCTTCCGCCGTCACGGCGGCGGTCTCTCGTCCCTTCTGTCGGGGCCGCTGGAGGAGGTTCGCGGGGAGCTGCTCACCCTGAAGGGGATCGGACCGGAGACGGCCGACTCCATCCTGCTCTACGCCGGCGTACGTCCCTCTTTCGTGGTGGACGCCTACACCCTGCGCCTTTTCACCCGCCTGGGAGTGCTCGGAGGGACCGAGGGGTACGAGGCGGTCCGGGCTCTGTTCATGGCGAATCTCCCCCACGAGACGGACCTGTTCAACGAATACCACGCCCTGATCGTCGAGGAATGCAAGACCTTCTGCCGCAAGCGACTTCCTCTCTGCTCCGCCTGCCCCCTCCAGCCTGTCTGCCCTTTCGGTTTAAAAGAAGCGCACAAGGGGTAACCCATCGTAACCGACGGGTGGAGGTTTCTGGGCCGTGAGCCTGAGCGCAGCGAATGTGAACGGACCTGAAAGCTCCGCGCGACGGTGAGGCCACCGAAGCAGTCGAGACAGAGGTCGCAAAAAAAGGGGAGCGGAATCGCTCCCCTTTTTTGTCGTCATGTGTTCCTTTTTTACCCTTTCAGCACCCGCGCCGCCTCTTTGGCGTGATAGGTGATGATCAGGTCGGCGCCTGCGCGCTTCATGCCGAGCAGGGTCTCCATCATCACCCTCTCGCCGTCGATCCACCCCTTCTCGGCCGCGGCCTTGATCATCGAGTACTCGCCGGAAACGTTGTAGGCGACCAGCGGCAGGTCGAAACGCTCCTTGAGGTCGCGGAGGATGTCGAGGTAGGCCAAGGCCGGTTTGACCATGAGGAAGTCGGCGCATTCCTGCACGTCCAGGGCCGCCTCGCGGAAGGCCTCGGAGCGGTTGGCCGGGTCCATCTGGTAGGAGCGGCGGTCGCCGAACTGAGGGGTCGATTCGGCGGCGTCGCGGAAAGGGCCGTAATAGGCGCTGGCGTATTTGACGGCATAGCTCATCACCGGGATATGGTCGAAATCGTTGGCGTCGAGGATCTCGCGGATAGCCGCCACCCTGCCGTCCATCATGTCGCTGGGGGCGACGATATCGGCCCCCGCCCGGGCGTGGGAGAGGGCCTCGGCTGCCAGCAGCTTGAGGGTTTCGTCATTATCGACATCGCCGTCGACGATCACCCCGCAGTGGCCGTGATCGGTGTATTCGCAGAGACAGACGTCGGTGATCACGGTCAGCTCCGGTACTTCCTTCTTGATCGCCCGGATGGTTTCCTGAATGATGCCCGTTTCGCTGTAGGCGTCCTGGCCGACGGGATCTTTCGCCTCGGGAATACCGAAGAGAATGACCGCCGGAATGCCGAGTTCGTGCACCTCCCTGGCTTCGGCCACGATGTGCTCGATGGACTGCTGATAGATACCCGGCATGGAGGTGATCTCCTTCTTGATGCCCTTGCCGAAGGCGCTGAACATCGGATAAATCAGGTCGTCCGTCCGCAGATGGGTTTCGCGGACCATGCGACGGATCGTGTCGTTGCGGCGCAGGCGGCGGGCACGGTATTCGGGAAAGAACATTTTTTCATCTCCGTAAAAAGGTTTCGGGTATCAGGTCTCAGGAATCAAATCGGATGTCAGGGGTTTGGCATTTTCTGTCCTGAATCCTGACTCCGGATTCTGCATAGAAATCGACCATCGCCTCCATCATCCCTTCAAGGGTGTAGATCTGAGGCTGGACGGCGACGTTCAGGCCCATGCGCTCGGCTGTTAGGGTGGTCAGGGGGCCGATGGAGACCACGTTCACCTTCTCCAGCAGGTCGGCGGCATCGGGGCCGACCATCTCCAGAAAGTTTTCCACCGTGGAGGAAGAGGTGAAGGTAACCGCGTCGATCTCTTCCGCCGTCAGCAGCTCCCGGATGCGATCTCCCCCGCCGACCGGCGCAACGGTGCGGTAGGCGACGGGGGCGGCGATCACGGCGCCGGCGGCGGCCAGCTCTGCGGGGATCAAGTCGCGGGCCAGGTCGGCACGGGGGTAGAGGATGCGTTTGCCGGCGATGCCCTGCTCCTTCAGCAGCGCCACCACTCCTTCGGCCCGGTACTCTTCCGGCACCAGGTCGGGCGAGATTCCTCGGGCCCGGATCGCCCCCGCCGTTTTAGGACCGACGGCGACGATCCGCACACCGGCAAGGGAGCGCACGTCGGCCCCCTTCCACGCGAGGCGGGCGAAGAAAGAGTCGACAGCATTGGTGGAGGTGAGGATCAGAAAGTCAGTGCGGTCCAAAGCGGCGATACCGGCGTCGAGGTCAGACCAGCTCTCCGGCTCGGCAGTGGCGATGGTGGGGCAGCAGACTGCTTCGGCCCCCTGCAGGGCAAGGAGGGCGATGAACTCCCGGGCCTGCTCCGGCGTCCTGGTGACCATGACCCGCTTGCCGAACAGGGGTCGATTGTCGAACCAGCGAAGTTTCTCTCTCAATTCCACCACCTCGCCGACGATGATCACCGCCGGCGGCTTGATCCCCGCCTCGCGCACCTTCTCCACCACATTCCCCAGGGTGGCCGTGAGAGTCTGCTGGCGGGGAGTGGTCGCCCAGCGCACGATCGCCACCGGCGTTTCGGCGGGACGCCCGTGGGCGATGAGTTCCTCGGTGATCAGGGGAAGGTTGGCCATCCCCATGTAGAAGACCAGGGTGCCGACCCCGGTGGCCAACTTTTCCCAGTCGAGGCTGGACATCTTTTTGGCCGGGTCTTCGTGGCCGGTAACCAGGCCGAGGCTGGTGGTGTAA
The genomic region above belongs to Desulfuromonas sp. TF and contains:
- the cobA gene encoding uroporphyrinogen-III C-methyltransferase, with translation MKTGIVYLIGAGPGDPGLITVKGLECLRRADVVVYDYLANPAFLNEAPPEAERIYVGKKKGCHHQPQDHINALLEEKARAGLIVARLKGGDPYVFGRGGEEALHLHNAGIPFEVVPGVTAGFAAAAYAGIPLTHRDYTTSLGLVTGHEDPAKKMSSLDWEKLATGVGTLVFYMGMANLPLITEELIAHGRPAETPVAIVRWATTPRQQTLTATLGNVVEKVREAGIKPPAVIIVGEVVELREKLRWFDNRPLFGKRVMVTRTPEQAREFIALLALQGAEAVCCPTIATAEPESWSDLDAGIAALDRTDFLILTSTNAVDSFFARLAWKGADVRSLAGVRIVAVGPKTAGAIRARGISPDLVPEEYRAEGVVALLKEQGIAGKRILYPRADLARDLIPAELAAAGAVIAAPVAYRTVAPVGGGDRIRELLTAEEIDAVTFTSSSTVENFLEMVGPDAADLLEKVNVVSIGPLTTLTAERMGLNVAVQPQIYTLEGMMEAMVDFYAESGVRIQDRKCQTPDIRFDS
- the hemB gene encoding porphobilinogen synthase, with the translated sequence MFFPEYRARRLRRNDTIRRMVRETHLRTDDLIYPMFSAFGKGIKKEITSMPGIYQQSIEHIVAEAREVHELGIPAVILFGIPEAKDPVGQDAYSETGIIQETIRAIKKEVPELTVITDVCLCEYTDHGHCGVIVDGDVDNDETLKLLAAEALSHARAGADIVAPSDMMDGRVAAIREILDANDFDHIPVMSYAVKYASAYYGPFRDAAESTPQFGDRRSYQMDPANRSEAFREAALDVQECADFLMVKPALAYLDILRDLKERFDLPLVAYNVSGEYSMIKAAAEKGWIDGERVMMETLLGMKRAGADLIITYHAKEAARVLKG